One genomic segment of Profundibacter amoris includes these proteins:
- a CDS encoding MFS transporter, protein MLQVLKSSWALLLGILLLMIGNGLQGTLLGVRGNLEGFSTVTMSIVMSAYFLGFLGGSRMAPLMIRRVGHVRVFAALASLISAVLILYPAIAHPAAWALGRVVIGFCFSGVYVTAESWLNHSASNETRGQALSLYMIVQMAGVVTAQGLFVLGDPSGYILFIISSVLVSVSFAPILLSISPTPAFDTTKPMSLRELYHLSPLSCVGMFMLGGVFSAQFGMASVYGALAGFTLGQISMFVSAMTIGALLWQFPIGWFSDRMDRRVLIIVISAIGGVAAVLGFLFQNQFTLLLSASFIVGGMANPLYALLIAYTNDFLEHDDMAAAAGGLVFINGLGAITGPLITGWLMGLVGPGGFFLFLAGLLVSLALYGAYRTTQRAAPAVEDTGSYSPVLPTASPVAVELAQEVFIDTALEEESNNSAQD, encoded by the coding sequence ATGTTGCAGGTGCTGAAAAGCTCGTGGGCGTTGCTGTTGGGCATTCTGTTGCTGATGATCGGCAACGGGTTGCAAGGCACATTGCTGGGGGTGCGCGGGAACCTCGAGGGGTTTTCGACCGTCACCATGTCGATTGTGATGTCGGCCTATTTCCTTGGCTTTCTTGGTGGCTCGCGCATGGCGCCGCTGATGATCCGGCGGGTTGGGCATGTGCGGGTGTTTGCAGCGCTGGCGTCGCTTATTTCGGCGGTGCTGATCCTGTATCCGGCCATCGCCCATCCGGCGGCTTGGGCGCTAGGGCGGGTGGTGATCGGGTTTTGCTTTTCCGGCGTGTATGTGACGGCTGAAAGCTGGTTGAACCATTCGGCCAGCAATGAAACCCGCGGGCAGGCGCTGTCGCTTTATATGATCGTGCAGATGGCGGGGGTTGTGACGGCGCAGGGGCTGTTCGTGCTGGGTGATCCGTCCGGCTATATCCTGTTCATCATATCGTCGGTTCTGGTGTCGGTTTCATTCGCGCCGATCCTGCTGTCGATCAGCCCGACACCGGCCTTTGACACCACCAAACCCATGAGCCTGCGGGAATTATACCACCTGTCCCCCCTAAGCTGTGTGGGCATGTTCATGCTGGGCGGGGTGTTTTCGGCGCAGTTCGGCATGGCCTCGGTTTACGGGGCTTTGGCGGGGTTCACACTGGGGCAGATTTCGATGTTTGTTTCGGCAATGACCATTGGCGCATTGCTATGGCAGTTCCCGATCGGCTGGTTTTCCGACCGGATGGACCGCCGTGTGTTGATCATTGTGATTTCCGCCATTGGCGGGGTGGCGGCGGTGCTGGGGTTCCTGTTTCAAAACCAGTTCACACTGTTGCTGTCGGCGTCCTTTATTGTCGGCGGCATGGCCAACCCGCTTTATGCGTTGCTGATCGCCTATACCAACGATTTCCTGGAACACGACGACATGGCCGCCGCCGCCGGTGGTCTGGTGTTTATCAACGGGCTGGGTGCCATTACCGGCCCGCTGATCACCGGCTGGTTGATGGGGCTGGTAGGGCCGGGGGGTTTTTTCCTGTTTCTGGCCGGCCTGCTGGTTTCGCTGGCGCTATACGGGGCCTACCGGACGACACAACGCGCGGCCCCCGCCGTCGAGGACACGGGCAGCTATTCACCCGTGCTACCGACAGCCTCGCCTGTGGCGGTGGAACTGGCGCAAGAGGTGTTTATCGACACCGCATTAGAGGAAGAAAGCAACAATTCCGCGCAAGATTGA
- the queA gene encoding tRNA preQ1(34) S-adenosylmethionine ribosyltransferase-isomerase QueA yields MKLSDFDFDLPDELIATRPARPRTSARMLVVRGDDMQDRTVADLPDVLRAGDRLVLNDTKVIPARLFGLRHRESAQGPVSAKIEVTLLEPQAGGDWMALLKPLKKLKVGEDVVFSDTLSATLIDKPEGTAILRFNLTGDDFDAALAKAGAMPLPPYIAAKRPADARDKQDYQTVFARHKGAVAAPTASLHFDDDLLARIAAKGVEFTHVTLHVGAGTFLPVKVDDVSQHKMHSEWGHVSQQAADEVNATHAGGGRVIPVGTTALRLIESAADEGGQLQPWRGSTDIFIRPGYRFRVADALMTNFHLPKSTLMMLVSAMMGTGRVKEIYRHAISQGYRFFSYGDSSILFPKGETRR; encoded by the coding sequence ATGAAGCTGTCCGATTTCGATTTCGATCTGCCCGACGAACTGATCGCCACCCGTCCGGCCCGCCCGCGCACCTCTGCGCGGATGCTGGTGGTGCGGGGGGATGATATGCAGGACAGGACGGTGGCCGATCTGCCCGATGTGTTGCGCGCGGGTGACCGGCTGGTGCTGAACGACACCAAGGTCATTCCGGCGCGCCTGTTTGGCCTGCGCCACCGCGAATCCGCGCAAGGGCCGGTATCGGCGAAGATCGAGGTGACATTGCTGGAGCCACAGGCCGGTGGTGACTGGATGGCGCTTCTCAAGCCTTTGAAAAAGCTGAAGGTTGGCGAGGATGTGGTATTTTCCGATACCCTGTCCGCCACCCTGATCGACAAGCCCGAGGGCACCGCGATATTGCGCTTCAACCTGACGGGCGATGATTTTGATGCGGCATTGGCCAAGGCCGGTGCAATGCCTTTGCCACCCTACATTGCCGCCAAACGTCCGGCGGACGCGCGGGACAAACAGGATTACCAAACCGTTTTTGCCCGCCACAAAGGCGCTGTGGCAGCCCCCACGGCGTCGCTGCATTTCGATGATGATCTGCTGGCACGGATTGCGGCCAAGGGCGTTGAATTCACTCATGTTACCCTGCATGTCGGTGCGGGCACCTTTCTGCCGGTCAAGGTGGATGATGTCAGCCAGCACAAGATGCATTCGGAATGGGGCCACGTCAGCCAACAAGCGGCAGACGAGGTAAACGCCACCCACGCAGGCGGCGGTCGGGTGATCCCTGTGGGCACCACGGCGTTGCGGTTGATCGAAAGTGCAGCGGATGAGGGTGGCCAGTTGCAGCCGTGGCGCGGCAGCACCGATATTTTCATCCGCCCCGGATACCGGTTTCGTGTCGCCGATGCCCTGATGACCAATTTTCATTTGCCCAAATCCACCCTGATGATGCTGGTTTCTGCCATGATGGGCACCGGACGGGTGAAAGAAATCTACCGGCACGCCATATCGCAGGGCTATCGCTTCTTTTCCTATGGCGATTCGTCGATTTTGTTTCCCAAAGGTGAAACCCGACGTTAA
- a CDS encoding YhdP family protein — translation MSEEQATDTQALDVKAGKAERRKRRRRRVGYWLWGSAKLLILLVAVGLVIFAMSGKSIRAPEWMQVRILDQLNAVVSDGDVAFEAIGLHFEKGLKPTITVKGLVLRNAKDAVIARVAMASASLSPKALIQGEIRPTDLRLDQASVTLKRARNGQFDLGFGVDVTGDSTDADATETKTLGQLLDGVDKAFETPVLGTIETVELTHLILNFSDARARRGWLLTEGRMQMQQDAEKVAISVGFSLNYGAAQPATIALNFDTQKGTAVAGFGIKVDQVAARDLASQLPALAWLGVLDAPISGAMRAKIGEDGLLGQMDGTLEIGQGSLQPNEEARAIAFDSGRAYFGYDPKEQRIRFDELSVQTGAGKLVVEGQGYLRDMVNGVPAVMLGQFQIQELSVDPEGVFAAPVGFAGGALDMRLRIDPFKLDIGQAVLRDGDNSYLVKGKVTADTEGWHLAMDASVDAITPERLVGLWPLKVVPNTREWIDENVNSAEIFNVNGAIRVNSGEKPVFGMGFEFQNANVRYMKHLPVVENGAGHGTIADNVLTVVVDRGDVTAPEGGVMDATGTVFQIPDIDIKGPPAVIYLKARGPIHAAMSLLDQKPFNIMSKAGQPVDLATGRIGLEAEIHLRLVKKIEVEDVDYDVAATLTDVRSDKLVAGRVLTARELALVANPQDVEISGAGLLGRVPVQGAWHQKQGKEFAGQSRLEGTVELSQRFIDEFGIGLPKGSVTGAGRGQITIDLRRGEASKFRLVSDLKNVGMRISDLGWALSKSHTGKLEVVGTLGTPPRIDKLLIEGAGLRAEGSVKLTAAGDLEIAKFKRVKLAGWLDAPVELIGRGRGATPSVRLTGGVVDTRKAAFGSGGGSAPTSTRGVSLTVALDRLIVSEGITLTGFRGTFTRRNGFSGEYTARVNGKAPISGIVVPSKGGSAFRIKSKDAGAVFRAAGVLETVREGTMDLTLVPRKGYEGQYDGRLEGKSIKIRGAPAMADLLGAISGVGLLEQLNGKGIVFTDYQARFRLTPTQVIIISSSAVGASMGVSMDGFYNLGSSTLDMQGVISPVYFVNGIGRIFTRKGEGLFGFNYRMTGKASDPKIRVNPLSILTPGMFRELFKRPPPKVAQ, via the coding sequence ATGAGCGAAGAGCAAGCCACAGACACGCAAGCCTTGGATGTAAAGGCTGGCAAAGCAGAGCGCCGAAAACGTCGCCGGCGGCGGGTTGGGTATTGGTTGTGGGGATCGGCCAAGTTACTGATCTTGCTGGTTGCAGTGGGTTTGGTCATTTTTGCAATGTCGGGAAAATCCATTCGCGCGCCGGAATGGATGCAGGTGCGAATTCTGGACCAGTTGAATGCGGTTGTATCGGACGGGGACGTGGCGTTTGAAGCGATCGGTTTGCATTTTGAAAAGGGATTGAAGCCAACCATCACCGTAAAGGGCCTTGTGCTGCGCAATGCCAAGGATGCGGTGATCGCACGAGTTGCAATGGCCAGTGCTTCGTTGTCCCCAAAGGCGCTGATCCAGGGTGAAATCAGGCCAACGGATTTGCGTTTGGATCAGGCCTCGGTGACGTTAAAGCGGGCAAGGAACGGGCAGTTCGATCTGGGGTTTGGCGTTGACGTGACGGGGGATAGTACGGATGCGGATGCCACAGAAACAAAAACACTGGGCCAATTGCTGGACGGGGTGGACAAGGCGTTTGAAACGCCTGTTTTGGGAACAATCGAAACGGTTGAACTGACCCATCTTATCCTGAATTTTTCGGATGCGCGGGCGCGCCGTGGCTGGTTGCTGACCGAGGGGCGCATGCAGATGCAGCAGGACGCCGAAAAAGTTGCGATCAGTGTCGGATTTTCGCTGAATTACGGGGCGGCACAACCGGCGACAATCGCGCTGAATTTTGACACCCAAAAAGGCACGGCAGTGGCCGGTTTCGGGATCAAGGTTGATCAGGTCGCCGCCCGTGATCTGGCCAGCCAGCTGCCTGCACTGGCCTGGCTGGGGGTGCTTGATGCGCCGATCTCGGGGGCTATGCGGGCCAAGATTGGCGAAGATGGCTTGCTGGGGCAAATGGATGGCACGCTGGAAATTGGTCAGGGATCTCTGCAACCAAACGAAGAGGCCCGCGCCATCGCTTTTGATTCAGGGCGCGCCTATTTCGGCTATGACCCAAAAGAGCAACGCATCCGGTTTGACGAATTATCGGTGCAGACCGGGGCTGGAAAACTGGTGGTCGAGGGGCAGGGGTATCTGCGCGACATGGTCAACGGTGTGCCTGCCGTGATGCTGGGTCAGTTTCAAATTCAGGAATTGTCGGTTGATCCCGAAGGTGTTTTTGCGGCCCCTGTGGGTTTTGCCGGCGGGGCGCTGGACATGCGGTTGCGGATTGATCCGTTCAAACTGGATATTGGTCAGGCGGTGCTGCGGGATGGGGATAACAGCTATCTGGTCAAAGGCAAAGTTACCGCAGATACCGAGGGCTGGCATCTGGCAATGGACGCCAGCGTGGATGCGATTACCCCCGAACGTCTGGTCGGTCTGTGGCCGTTAAAGGTGGTGCCCAACACCCGTGAATGGATAGACGAGAATGTAAATTCGGCTGAAATATTCAATGTAAACGGGGCGATACGGGTGAATTCCGGTGAAAAGCCGGTGTTCGGTATGGGGTTCGAATTTCAAAATGCCAATGTGCGTTATATGAAGCATTTGCCGGTGGTGGAAAACGGGGCAGGCCATGGAACCATTGCCGACAATGTGCTGACGGTTGTGGTGGACCGTGGCGATGTTACCGCGCCCGAGGGCGGAGTGATGGATGCCACCGGCACGGTTTTCCAGATCCCCGACATTGACATCAAAGGCCCCCCCGCCGTGATCTATCTAAAGGCCCGCGGGCCGATCCATGCCGCGATGTCGCTGCTGGACCAGAAACCGTTCAACATCATGTCCAAGGCCGGCCAGCCGGTTGATCTGGCGACCGGGCGGATTGGGCTGGAGGCTGAAATCCACCTGCGGCTGGTGAAAAAGATCGAGGTCGAGGATGTGGATTACGATGTGGCGGCCACCCTGACCGATGTGCGCAGTGACAAGCTGGTTGCCGGTCGGGTGCTGACGGCCAGGGAGCTGGCCCTGGTCGCCAATCCGCAAGATGTGGAAATTTCCGGCGCGGGCCTGTTGGGGCGGGTGCCGGTGCAGGGGGCCTGGCATCAGAAACAGGGCAAGGAATTTGCCGGCCAGTCACGTCTGGAAGGCACGGTTGAATTGTCGCAGCGGTTCATTGACGAATTCGGTATTGGCCTGCCCAAAGGCAGTGTGACGGGGGCCGGTCGCGGGCAGATAACAATTGATTTGCGCCGCGGCGAGGCTTCGAAATTCCGGCTGGTGTCGGATTTGAAAAATGTCGGCATGCGGATCAGCGATCTGGGTTGGGCGCTGTCGAAAAGCCACACAGGCAAGCTCGAGGTCGTCGGCACATTGGGCACGCCGCCCCGTATTGACAAACTGTTGATCGAAGGCGCGGGCCTGCGGGCCGAAGGCAGCGTGAAATTGACAGCCGCAGGGGATCTGGAAATCGCCAAGTTCAAACGGGTAAAGCTGGCGGGATGGCTGGATGCGCCGGTGGAATTGATCGGGCGGGGCCGTGGCGCCACGCCTTCGGTGCGTTTGACCGGTGGCGTGGTGGATACGCGCAAGGCGGCCTTTGGCAGCGGTGGTGGATCGGCCCCAACCAGCACAAGAGGGGTGTCGCTAACCGTTGCGCTGGACCGTTTAATCGTGTCCGAAGGCATCACCCTGACCGGGTTTCGCGGCACATTCACCCGCCGCAACGGCTTTAGCGGTGAATACACCGCGCGGGTCAACGGCAAGGCCCCGATTTCAGGCATTGTGGTACCCTCCAAGGGCGGCAGCGCGTTCCGGATCAAATCCAAAGACGCAGGCGCGGTGTTTCGGGCCGCCGGTGTTTTGGAAACCGTGCGCGAGGGCACGATGGATCTGACGCTGGTGCCGCGCAAAGGATACGAGGGGCAGTATGACGGCCGTCTGGAAGGCAAATCCATCAAGATACGCGGCGCACCGGCAATGGCCGATCTGCTGGGCGCAATCAGCGGGGTTGGATTGCTGGAACAGTTGAACGGCAAAGGCATCGTGTTCACCGATTATCAGGCGCGGTTCCGGCTGACGCCAACGCAGGTGATTATCATTTCCAGCAGTGCGGTCGGGGCCTCGATGGGGGTGTCGATGGACGGATTTTACAACCTTGGCTCCAGCACGCTGGACATGCAGGGGGTGATTTCGCCGGTCTATTTTGTCAACGGGATTGGCCGGATATTCACCCGCAAGGGCGAAGGCCTGTTCGGCTTTAACTACCGCATGACCGGCAAGGCGTCGGATCCGAAAATCCGGGTAAACCCGCTGTCGATCCTGACCCCCGGCATGTTCCGCGAATTGTTCAAACGTCCACCGCCCAAGGTTGCCCAATAA
- a CDS encoding rhodanese-like domain-containing protein, translated as MKKQLAGQFIAAIAATIFGGALQATAQDVRITEDLAQVEYSFNGKTYTINRNQDPNARIPDAYAKTSRPCPEFCVQPMTIHEGVNTYGELELLSFLQEKVDQGHGFLIDSRTSDWYAKGTIPGAVNLPFNAFVPGPDNVFFDSLMVMLSGKQSADGNWEFSDPKDLLLFCNGPWCGQSPTAIYNLLAINYPAEKLHYYRGGMQSWLSNGLTVEIPN; from the coding sequence ATGAAAAAACAACTGGCGGGTCAATTTATTGCGGCAATTGCCGCAACAATATTTGGCGGGGCCTTACAGGCAACGGCACAAGATGTTCGCATTACCGAAGATCTTGCGCAAGTGGAGTATAGCTTCAACGGCAAAACATATACGATCAACCGCAATCAGGATCCGAATGCAAGAATCCCGGATGCCTATGCAAAAACATCCCGTCCCTGCCCTGAATTCTGCGTTCAGCCCATGACCATCCATGAGGGTGTCAATACATATGGCGAGCTGGAATTGCTGTCATTCCTGCAGGAGAAAGTCGATCAGGGGCATGGCTTTCTTATCGATTCCCGCACAAGCGACTGGTATGCCAAGGGCACAATCCCCGGCGCGGTAAACCTGCCATTCAATGCTTTTGTGCCCGGACCGGACAATGTCTTTTTCGACTCGCTCATGGTTATGCTTAGCGGAAAACAGTCTGCTGATGGCAATTGGGAATTCTCCGACCCCAAAGATTTGCTGCTGTTTTGCAATGGCCCCTGGTGCGGTCAATCGCCAACAGCCATTTATAATCTGCTGGCAATCAACTATCCTGCGGAAAAACTACATTACTATCGCGGCGGCATGCAAAGCTGGCTTAGCAACGGCCTTACTGTCGAAATACCGAATTAA
- a CDS encoding M23 family metallopeptidase encodes MTSRLATKFNSILERKFPERRVFLRSETETKFLRLTPATQLLGWVGSIAVFAWAIFATAILLIDSIGSGNVREQVKREQIAYETRLNALSDERDLRAQEADMAHQRFSVALAQISEMQTKLLESEDSRAELEKGIDVIQSTLRRTMSERDTARAKAQELEVALNGAEENGATAAGRIEDAIGTLDFMTSALETTATERDQIAADAQKAFTHAQELEFQAELMKERNDRIFTQLEDAMTISVKPLDKMFAAAGLSSDSLISQVRRGYSGQGGPLMPLSFSTMGQEPDADTLRANGILNQLDRLNLYRIAAQKAPFALPVKAAFRFTSPFGMRWGRMHKGTDFAAALGTPIYATADGVVISAGWGQGYGKLVKIQHAFGIETRYAHMSKILVKVGQRVSRGQQVGAMGNTGRSTGTHLHYEVRVGGKAVNPMTYIKAAKDVF; translated from the coding sequence TTGACATCTCGACTAGCGACTAAATTCAACTCGATTCTGGAACGCAAATTTCCCGAGCGCCGTGTATTTCTGCGATCGGAAACGGAAACGAAATTCCTCCGCCTGACACCCGCGACACAATTACTGGGCTGGGTTGGCAGTATCGCCGTTTTTGCCTGGGCCATCTTTGCCACCGCGATCCTGCTGATCGACAGCATCGGATCGGGCAATGTCCGCGAACAGGTCAAACGGGAACAGATCGCTTATGAAACACGCCTGAATGCCCTGTCCGACGAACGTGACCTGCGCGCCCAAGAGGCCGATATGGCCCATCAGCGCTTTAGCGTTGCGCTGGCGCAAATCTCGGAAATGCAGACCAAACTGCTGGAATCCGAAGACAGCCGCGCCGAGCTGGAAAAAGGCATTGATGTCATTCAGTCCACACTGCGCCGCACAATGTCAGAACGTGACACAGCCCGCGCCAAGGCGCAGGAACTGGAAGTTGCCCTGAACGGCGCCGAAGAAAATGGCGCTACAGCTGCCGGGCGGATCGAAGACGCCATTGGCACGCTTGATTTTATGACATCCGCACTGGAAACCACCGCCACCGAGCGTGACCAGATCGCCGCCGATGCGCAGAAAGCCTTTACTCACGCCCAGGAACTGGAATTCCAGGCCGAGCTGATGAAAGAGCGTAATGACCGCATATTTACCCAGCTGGAAGACGCAATGACCATTTCGGTCAAGCCACTGGATAAAATGTTCGCAGCCGCTGGCCTGTCCAGTGACAGTCTGATTTCACAGGTGCGCCGTGGCTATTCCGGTCAGGGCGGCCCGCTGATGCCGCTGTCCTTTTCCACCATGGGTCAGGAACCGGATGCCGATACATTGCGCGCAAATGGCATCCTGAACCAGTTAGACCGGCTGAACCTCTATCGTATCGCTGCACAAAAAGCGCCCTTCGCCCTGCCGGTCAAGGCGGCTTTCCGGTTTACCAGCCCCTTCGGGATGCGCTGGGGCCGGATGCACAAGGGCACCGATTTTGCCGCCGCCCTTGGCACACCGATCTATGCAACAGCCGATGGCGTTGTGATTTCGGCAGGCTGGGGTCAGGGATATGGCAAGCTGGTGAAAATTCAACATGCGTTCGGTATCGAAACCCGTTACGCCCATATGTCTAAAATTCTTGTGAAGGTCGGCCAAAGGGTCTCGCGCGGGCAGCAAGTAGGTGCTATGGGTAACACCGGACGATCAACAGGCACACATCTTCACTACGAAGTACGTGTCGGCGGCAAGGCCGTAAATCCAATGACTTATATCAAGGCAGCGAAAGATGTTTTCTAA
- a CDS encoding bactofilin family protein — MFSKSKINEPGPKAGTSDKPATPDTAKPAGDFQAAAAKPKPPASVLSSDLHIKGNLKTTGDILIEGQVEGDIRAHLLTVGEGATIKGEVMADDVVVNGRVVGRVRGLKVRLTSSARVEGDIIHKTIAIESGAHFEGSVQRQDDPISKTGPATAKPAAGKPDAKA, encoded by the coding sequence ATGTTTTCTAAGAGCAAAATCAACGAACCCGGCCCCAAGGCGGGCACAAGCGACAAACCGGCCACACCGGACACCGCTAAACCTGCGGGCGATTTTCAGGCCGCAGCGGCAAAACCAAAGCCGCCAGCGTCTGTTCTGTCATCGGATTTGCACATCAAGGGCAATCTGAAAACAACCGGCGACATTCTGATCGAAGGTCAGGTCGAAGGCGACATCCGCGCCCATCTGCTGACGGTTGGCGAAGGCGCCACCATCAAAGGCGAAGTGATGGCCGACGATGTGGTTGTTAACGGTCGTGTTGTAGGCCGCGTGCGCGGGTTGAAGGTGCGTCTGACATCCAGCGCGCGGGTCGAGGGTGATATCATCCACAAAACCATCGCAATTGAGTCAGGCGCCCATTTTGAAGGCTCGGTCCAGCGTCAGGACGACCCGATCAGCAAGACCGGACCAGCCACCGCCAAACCAGCGGCAGGCAAACCGGACGCCAAAGCGTAA
- a CDS encoding DUF2189 domain-containing protein, producing the protein MTVAEELAPSKVPEINTVTISMLKSALKSGWSDFMAYPLFGLFFGGVYMLGGLLIWWVTRATGETYWVVILGFGFPLIGPFLAVGLYEISRCRERGEKPTWACLLGMAYRQKNRQFPSIIVVIVLIFMFWAFVGHMIFAVFLGLSAMTNVMSSLDVFLTPNGMTMLAVGTAAGAALAGLIYAITVMGLPLLLDRELDFVTAMIVSFQTVLQNLPVMLLWGGFIIVMLAIGMLPYFLGLLVVLPVLGHASWHLYRQALSPEEE; encoded by the coding sequence ATGACAGTTGCAGAAGAACTGGCACCTTCAAAGGTGCCTGAAATAAATACCGTAACCATATCCATGCTGAAATCCGCACTGAAATCGGGCTGGAGCGATTTCATGGCCTACCCGTTGTTCGGGCTGTTTTTCGGCGGGGTCTATATGCTGGGTGGCCTGCTGATCTGGTGGGTGACGCGGGCCACGGGGGAAACCTATTGGGTGGTGATCCTTGGTTTCGGCTTTCCGCTGATCGGACCGTTTCTGGCGGTGGGGCTGTATGAAATCAGCCGCTGCCGCGAGCGGGGTGAAAAACCGACATGGGCCTGCCTGCTGGGCATGGCCTATCGGCAAAAGAACCGCCAGTTCCCGTCAATCATCGTGGTGATCGTGCTGATATTCATGTTCTGGGCCTTTGTCGGCCATATGATATTCGCGGTGTTTCTGGGGCTTTCGGCGATGACGAATGTGATGTCGTCACTGGATGTGTTCCTGACGCCGAACGGCATGACCATGCTGGCGGTGGGCACAGCAGCGGGGGCGGCATTGGCCGGATTGATCTATGCGATCACCGTGATGGGCCTGCCGTTGCTGCTGGATCGGGAGCTGGATTTTGTCACAGCGATGATCGTCAGCTTTCAAACCGTGCTGCAAAATCTGCCGGTTATGTTGCTATGGGGGGGCTTTATCATTGTGATGCTGGCCATCGGTATGTTGCCCTATTTTCTGGGCCTGCTGGTGGTGTTGCCGGTGCTGGGCCATGCGTCCTGGCATCTGTATCGGCAGGCGCTTAGCCCCGAAGAAGAATAA
- the prfB gene encoding peptide chain release factor 2, with the protein MRAETQNTVDAIEKSLALLRQRMDWDTAKHRLEEFDARAEDPTLWDDPAKAQKLMRDRQALLDSIKTYEDIAQELSDNVEMIELGEMEEDEEVIKEAEEALTKLAKTAAQKELEALLNGEADGNDTFLEINAGAGGTESCDWANMLARMYVRWAEKKGYKVELQSETPGEEAGIKSVAYKISGPNAYGWLKSESGVHRLVRISPFDSNAKRHTSFSSVWVYPVVDDDIEIEVNPSDIRIDTYRSSGAGGQHVNTTDSAVRITHIPTNIVVTSSQKSQHQNRDIAMKALKSRLYQMELDRRNQAINDAHENKGDAGWGNQIRSYVLQPYQMVKDLRTNYETSDTQGVLNGDLDGFMAATLALDVSGKSRAEAQGDE; encoded by the coding sequence ATGCGCGCAGAGACACAGAACACCGTGGACGCGATTGAAAAATCCCTCGCACTTTTGCGTCAGCGGATGGATTGGGACACGGCCAAACACCGGCTGGAGGAATTCGACGCACGGGCCGAGGACCCGACCCTGTGGGATGATCCTGCCAAGGCGCAAAAACTGATGCGTGACCGTCAGGCGCTGCTGGATTCGATCAAGACCTACGAGGATATCGCGCAGGAATTGTCCGACAACGTCGAGATGATCGAGCTGGGCGAGATGGAAGAAGACGAAGAGGTCATCAAAGAGGCCGAAGAAGCCCTGACCAAACTGGCCAAAACCGCCGCCCAGAAAGAACTGGAAGCGCTGTTGAATGGCGAGGCAGATGGCAATGATACTTTCCTTGAAATCAACGCCGGCGCCGGTGGCACCGAAAGCTGTGACTGGGCCAATATGCTGGCGCGAATGTATGTGCGGTGGGCCGAGAAGAAGGGCTACAAGGTTGAACTACAGTCCGAAACGCCCGGCGAAGAGGCTGGTATCAAATCGGTGGCCTACAAGATCAGCGGCCCGAACGCCTATGGCTGGCTGAAATCCGAAAGCGGCGTGCACCGTCTGGTGCGCATTTCACCGTTTGATTCAAACGCCAAGCGCCACACGTCGTTTTCTTCTGTCTGGGTTTACCCTGTGGTGGATGACGATATCGAAATCGAGGTCAACCCGTCGGATATCCGCATTGATACCTACCGCTCCTCGGGGGCCGGCGGGCAGCATGTGAACACCACGGATTCCGCTGTGCGCATCACCCATATTCCGACCAATATCGTTGTGACTTCGTCGCAGAAATCCCAGCACCAGAACCGCGATATCGCGATGAAGGCGCTAAAGTCGCGCCTGTACCAGATGGAACTGGACCGGCGCAATCAGGCGATCAATGATGCGCATGAAAACAAGGGCGATGCGGGCTGGGGCAACCAGATCCGTTCCTACGTTTTGCAGCCCTACCAGATGGTCAAAGACCTGCGCACCAATTACGAGACCTCCGATACCCAAGGCGTTCTGAACGGGGATCTGGACGGGTTTATGGCGGCCACTTTGGCGCTGGATGTGTCCGGTAAATCCCGTGCCGAGGCACAGGGCGACGAATAG